ATGGAGAGTTCTTTGGCCATGGCGTTCTCTAAGAGACGGCCGGCGTACGGGGTAGGTATTTGATGAGCTCGAGGATATTCTCTCGCCCCTGGCGGCGGTAGAGAATCTCATCCATGCAGGCTTCTATGATGTGCATGCCGAGGCCGCCGTCCTGTTCGGTCTCGATTATCTTCGCGATATCCTTGTCCTTCAGCGACGACGGCTCGAAGGCGCCACCCTCGTCGCGTATGGTAACGACGAGCTTGTCGAGCTCCACCGCCAGCTTCACGTCGATGAAGTTATTGGGGTTGTTGGCGTAGGCGTGTTCGATGACGTTGGCGCACGCCTCGTAAATAGACAGCTCGATTTCGAAGACGGCGCGCTCGTTGAAGCCCAGCGCCCGGGCGATATACGAGCCCCACTTCCGCACTTTCTCGAGCTGCGGAACGGCGCTTTTGATGCGGAACTGGTATTCTCGTTCGGCCATAGGATTCGGCGCGGGTCAGGCCGCGGTTTCGTCGGCTCCCGGCGAGGCCGCGGCGGCCGCGGCGGCCGGTTCCTCGGCCGACGCGCCGGGAGGTTTGAGCGTTATGGCCAACATGGTCATGTCGTCCTGCTGCGGGCGGTCGCCCACGAACGTCGCTATCCGCTGCAATATGGCGTCGATGATCTCCTGGACCTGCGCGGTCCGTTTATCGGCCAACGTCTCGAGCAAGCGGTCCATTCCGAACTCTTCGTCGTTTTTGTTCAGCGAGTCCATAATGCCGTCGGTGTAGGTGAAGATGGTGTCGCCGTCCTCGAGCGGGAGCGTCGTCTCTTCCAGCCGGTCGTCGAAAAACGCGCCCGACATGAAGCCCACCGGCCTTCCCTGGGTCTTGAGCATCTCGTACGGGACCGGCCCGCCCTTCTTGACGATGACCAGCGGATTGTGGCCGGCGTTGGCGAAGCTGAAGGTGCGACGCTCGACGTCGAGCACGCCGTACAGCACCGTCACGAACATGCCCCGGTGGATGTCGGGCGCGATGATGTCGTTGGCCCGGATGAGGACTTCGCGCGGCGAGAGGTGCTGGCGCGCCTGGGCGCGGATGACGCTGCGAGCCACGCCCATAACGAGCAGGCCGGGGACCCCTTTGCCCGATACGTCCGCGATGACGACCCCCACCCGCCTGCTGTCGATGGCCAGCAGGTCGAAGTAGTCGCCCCCTACTTCGGTCGCGCTCTCGCATACCGCGGCCACCTCTACGGCCTCCATCTCGGGGAAGGCCGTCGGGAGCAGGCTCTGCTGGATGCCGCGCGCGATCTCGAGCTCCTTCGACATCCGCTCCTTTTCCACCAGCTCCTCGCGGGCTTTGGCCAGGCGGGTGGTCATCTCGTTCAACGTCGTCGAGAGTTGACCTATCTCGTCCCGGCCCGATACCTTTACGCGGACGCTGAGGTCCCCCTCGCCGATGCGCCGCGCCCCTTCGGCCAACCTCTTGACGGGGGTGGTAATGAACCCGGTGAGGATTACGCCCGCGACGCTGCCCAGCAAGCTCACGATGACGGCGATGGCTATTATCTGCAGCTGCGCCGAGCGGAGGGCCTTTTCGATTTTCCCCTTCGACGAGCGTATGAAGACCCGGCCGATGTTCGAAATCTGGCCCTCGTACGTCCGCTTGATGGGCGCGTTCACGACGAAGACGTCCTCGCCCTCGGCCACCATCTCCTCGGCGTCGAGATACGGAATGTCGGCCACGGGTTCCAGGCCGCGGGGGGGGTCGTAGCGGCTTCCTATCTTGGTTACTTCCGGATGGGCGAGGATGGTGCCGTTCCGGTCAACCACCACGATGCTCTCGATGTCCGGGTCTCGCGACATCATTTCGCGGAGGAGCTTTTGGAACGTCAGCTCGGGGTCGGGCTCGAGCATGGTCCGTTCGGAGGAGGCCGCGATGCTGCGCGCTTGGGCCAGGACCCTCAGCTCGACCTCGCGGGTGAGGGCCACCTTCTCGTGTCGCAGGATGATGAAGCCGGTAACGGTTACGAGAGCCAGGACGAACGCGACGGCTACGATCGCGCCTTTGGTC
This genomic interval from bacterium contains the following:
- a CDS encoding ATP-binding protein — its product is MAEREYQFRIKSAVPQLEKVRKWGSYIARALGFNERAVFEIELSIYEACANVIEHAYANNPNNFIDVKLAVELDKLVVTIRDEGGAFEPSSLKDKDIAKIIETEQDGGLGMHIIEACMDEILYRRQGRENILELIKYLPRTPAVS
- a CDS encoding SpoIIE family protein phosphatase; the encoded protein is MRRLRNILSSLRTKGAIVAVAFVLALVTVTGFIILRHEKVALTREVELRVLAQARSIAASSERTMLEPDPELTFQKLLREMMSRDPDIESIVVVDRNGTILAHPEVTKIGSRYDPPRGLEPVADIPYLDAEEMVAEGEDVFVVNAPIKRTYEGQISNIGRVFIRSSKGKIEKALRSAQLQIIAIAVIVSLLGSVAGVILTGFITTPVKRLAEGARRIGEGDLSVRVKVSGRDEIGQLSTTLNEMTTRLAKAREELVEKERMSKELEIARGIQQSLLPTAFPEMEAVEVAAVCESATEVGGDYFDLLAIDSRRVGVVIADVSGKGVPGLLVMGVARSVIRAQARQHLSPREVLIRANDIIAPDIHRGMFVTVLYGVLDVERRTFSFANAGHNPLVIVKKGGPVPYEMLKTQGRPVGFMSGAFFDDRLEETTLPLEDGDTIFTYTDGIMDSLNKNDEEFGMDRLLETLADKRTAQVQEIIDAILQRIATFVGDRPQQDDMTMLAITLKPPGASAEEPAAAAAAASPGADETAA